AACTTGTTCATCATGGAAAACACAACacaactcaacctcaaatcatcgaACACCAgccaaaatctctaggaaaacctacTGTGAACACATCAGAAATCACTGTCAAACAATTTTGGGTAACATACGCAAACCAAGCAGTAACCTTCAACCGAAACCTCCAACAAGAACACATCCCACCGAGAAGAATCCAACCCGAATCGTATACAAAGAAAAACCAATCAAACACATCCACAGAAGAGGAAAACATATCGAAAGCGTCTACAAAAGAAGTAAATCAAAACATCTCCAGAAAGAACAATCAAAGCCTTTACCCGAAGAAAACCAGTCGAAATCTATACCAAATCCTCACTTTCTATTGGTTTCCACCCCACTATACCTCATGGATTTCGAGTTATCACAGGTAGATGCACTTGCCTGCCCTTTCACGCTCCTCTGATGAAGCCCTCACCCGTCGCAACTGAGTCACCGCTGGTCTGGATGAAAGACCTCACCGCCCGCTCGCCGATCCCTGCAAGCTCGATGAGATGGTGTGACTCCAGATCGCGACCCACAGCTCGGTGATGAGTCTGATTGGAACCCGCAGAGATGAACCGGGAGGTTGAAATGAGAAGTTTCGGCGATGCACAGTGATAACGATGAGGGATTATTGCGGCGAACCTTACCCTAGGCATTTACCCCTTTATACCTAGGTTGCAATGCTCCCTTGACTATTAACCCTAATCTAGGGTGATTACAATTAATAACTCTCCTCTTAAATTAAGCATTGTATATTCTCCCTATGGTAGTTTAATTCTGACCCCTTAGACTATACCAGTCCAGTccatttaatatttataaaaactaatcttttttttcttttatcatcaTTCGCAAGTGCCTAATTGGGTATTATTATGATCTATAGTAAATTTCTTAACCAACGCTTAGGGAGaccttacaattctccctcccttataaaacaATTTCGTCCTCGAAATTTAACTTACCAAATAATTCTGGGTAGCGATTACGCATATCTGGTTCGGTTTCCCAGGTGGCCTCCTCTATCGTCTGATTTCCCCATAAAACCTTCACCATCTTGATCTCCTTGTTCCTTAGATTCCGGACTTGCCGATCCAGGATTTGTTTTGGTCGTTCTTCGTAGGATAGATCTGGCGTCCACTGCACTGTCTCATGCCTAATTATATGAGAAGGGTTAGAGAGGTACCTTCGAAGCAtggatacatggaacacattatgAACCCCCGACAGGTTAGGTGGTAGGGCGAGTCGGTATGCTCGGGTCCCAACCCGATCCAATACCTCAAATGTTCCAATATATCTTGGACTGAGTTTCCCCTTCTTCCCGAACCTCAGCACCCCCTTCAGTGGAGACACCTTGAGAAATACATGGTCCCCCACTGCAAATTCCAGATCTCTTCTTCTcaggtcagcataactcttttgacgGCTTTGCGCTGCCTGCATTCTGTCTCGGATCTTGACCACCAAATCCACAGTATGGTTTACTATATCCGGACCCAGCACTGCCCTCTCGCCGACCTCGTCCCAATGCAAGGGTGTTCGGCACTTCCTTCCATATAAGGCTTCATACGGAGCCATTCTGATcgtggcctgataactattgttgtaggtaaATTCTATTAAAGGTAGTTTTGCCTCCCAGTTCCCTTTAAAGTCCATCATACATGCCCATAACAGATCTTCCAAAACTTGGATCACCCGTTCAGACTGGCCATCTGTCTGGGGATGAAAAGCGGTGCTAAAAGTGAGTCTTGTACCCAATCCTCGATGCAAGCTTTCCCAGAATCCAAAGGTAAACTTTGGGTCTCTGTCTGACATAATCTGAACGGGGACCCCATGTAGTCGTACTATCTCCCTTATATATAGTTCTGCATACTGTGTCATTGTGAAGGTGGTTTTTACTGGTAAAAAGTGAGCCgacttggtcaatcgatccacAATCACCCACACAACATTTGATCCTCTAGGAGTGGTGGGTaaccccaccacaaaatccatggcaACCTCTTCCCATTTCCAGATAGGGATCGGGAGTGGCTCCAACAATCCTGCCGGTCTCTGATGCTCGGTCTTTACTTGCTGACAGGTGAGACATTCGTGCACTACATTGACTATGTCTTTTTTCATACCCGGCCACCAATACAGTAATTGCATGTCCTTGTACATTTTTGTGCTTCCGAGATGGATAGAGTATGGAGTATTGTGCGCTTCTTTCATGAGATCCTCTCGAAGAGTCCCTGTTCCACGCACCCAAATGCGGCCCTTGTAACGCACCACTCCACCCATTGTTGTGTAAACAGCCTGCCCCTTTTCCTCGTCCCTCCGCTTCCATTCCGCTAACTGTTGATCCATCATCTGTCCTTCTCGAATTTGATCCAGTAAGTTTGATTTTATGGTCATTGCTGACAATCTAAGGTGCTCCTCCGGCGCCACCACTTCCAGACTCAACCGTTGAAATTCCGATATCAATTGCTGCTGGGTGGTTAGTTGCGACAACATTGCAGATTTGCGACTCAGTGCGTCTGCCACAACATTAGCCTTGCCCGAATGATAGCTGATactacagtcataatccttcaccaGCTCCAGCCACCGCCTTTGTCTCATATtcaattccttctgtgtgaagaaatatttcaaactCTAGTGGTCTGTAAAAATTTCACAGCGTTCTCCATAAAggtaatgcctccaaatttttAATGCAAATATAACTGCTGCTAGCTCTAGATCATGGGTGGGAAGTTTCGCTCGTGCACCTTCAACTGACGTGAGGCATACGCAATGACCTTCCCATTCTGCATCAATACAGCTCCTAGTCTGGTTTTGGATGCGTCAGTGTACACCACAAACCGTCCAGAATCGTCCGGTAACGCAAGCACTGGTGCCGTCGTCAATCTTTCTTTCAACTCCTCAAAGCTTCTCTTGCACTGACCTGTCCATTCATATCTTACCCCCTTCTTAGTCAGCGAGGTCAGCGGCAAAGCAATACGAGAGAAGTTCTGGATGAACCTCCGATAGTAACCTGCCAAAACCCAAGAAACTCCGTATCTCGGAAGCAGTCTTTGGTGTATCCCAATTCCGGATTGCCTCAACCTTGGCAGGATCCACTTCTATCCCGTCCCCTGAGACGATGTGCCCTAGAAATGGAATCTGATTCATCCAAAAGTCACACTTGCTAAATTTGGCATACAACCGATGATCCTTCAATGTCTACAGCACCGTGATCAAATGCAAGCGATGTTCTTGGTAATTTCGAGAGTAAATTaatatatcgtcaatgaagacgataacaAACTGGTCCAAGTAAGAgtgaaatacccgattcatcaagtccataaatgcTGCTGGGCCATTAGtaagtccaaatggcataactaggaactcataatgcccgtatcGAGTTCTAAATGTTGTTTTGTGCACATCCTTCTCTTTTACCTTCATCTGGTGATACCCTGATCgcaagtcaatttttgaaaacactgttgctccttgtaactggtcaaacaggtcatcgatcctgggcaatggatacttgttcttgattgtcactcaATTCAGCtcccgataatcaatgcacagaTGCATAGTCCCATCTTTCTTACGTACGAATAACACCGGTGCTCCTCATGGTGACACGCTTGGTCGAATGAGACCCTTGTCCAGTAATTCCTGCAACTGTTCCTTCAACTCTTTTATTTCGGTAGGCGCCAATCGGTATGGTGCTTTTGACACCAGCATAGTCCCCGGTACTAGTTCTATTCCGAACTCCACCTCCCGATTCGGAGGTAGTCCTGTAACATCCTCTGGAAACACCTCTGGGAAGTCTCGTGCTATATCCACTTCCTCCAAACTCGGTCGTCGTGCCTCCGATTTAACCGAAATGTGGACTAAAAGACCCTTACATCCCTTGCTTAACATTCTTCGAGCTTTACACATGGAGATCATGTGGGGAATGGCTAGTTGTGAAGCTGCTTGAAAAATGAGGAGTTTTTCATTTGGTAGCTTCAACTTAACCGTCCGTTGTTTGCAATCTATGACTACCTCATGCTGAACCAGCCAGTCCATGCCAAGGATCACATCAAACTCTGTCATTTCCAACAAGATGAACCTTGTGCCCACCATATGATTTTGCATCATCATCTAACAGTTCTTTACCATCCTGTTGCTATGCAATTCCTCCCCCGATGGTAATAAAACACTATATCCCACAACCATTCGTTCAGGTATAATGCCCAGTTTTGTGAGATAGGTCTCAGATATAAAGGAATGTGTAGCTCCGGAATCTATTAATGCATGGGCTGGAATATTGGCAACATAAATCATACCTGTGATAATAGCTGTGTCCAGATCCACCTACTCTTGAGTCATCGCAAATACTCTCCCTTTGGTTGGCTCCCTGAGCAGTGGGCATTCCCTCGCGAAGTGTCCTGACTTCTTACACATAAAGCACGCATCTGTACCTGTTAAGCACTGCCCAGCATGAATCTTCTCGCACTCGGAACAACGAACCTTGTTTTCGACCCTGAAACCAGTGCCTTCAGCTGCTTGTGTCTTCTGAATTTGCTGACGCGGCTGTGCTTGCTTAAACGGCTGTTTTCCTGAATTCTGACCAGGAATTGTCTTCTTCTTCCCTGGCTCCTGCTGATCCCGTCCCTGATAACTCAGTCTCTTGTTCTGAGCTTCCTTGGTCATGTCATTTCTGTCTCTTTCGGACATCAGTGCCTAGTCAACGACTTCTCGGAATGTGGTGACCCGACTCAGCCTGACATCATGGCGAATAGCCGGCCTCAAACCTTCTGTAAAGTGCTTCAGCTCCTCGACTGGTTGGCTAGTAATAATAGGTACGAAATAGCGTCCTCACTCGAACCTCCTGACATACTCCGCCACTGACAAATCTCCCTGGCGAAGCTCCAAGAATTCCCGTGCCAGCCGTGTCCTGTTGTCAACTGTGAAATACTTTCCATAGAATACCTCCTTAAAATCAGTCCAAGTCAAAGTAGCCAGATCTACGGTCAGCCTCGCACCCTCCCACCATACTCGAGCATCATCCAGGAGCATGAATATCGCACACCTGACTTTGTCCACATCTGTGAGCTGCATGAAGTCAAATATCATCTCTAGAGACCGAATCCATCCCTCTGCAGCGATCGGGTCTGTGGTGCCTTTAAACTCCGTCGGTCCAAGCTCCCGAAACTGCTTGTAGACCGGTTGCGTGCTAGGTGCAGAACGTCTGGGTGTGCTCCCCTGCTCCCTAGCCTGCAGTATTTGTTGAATCCGTTCCCCATGAATGCAGTTCTGCTCATCTAGGAGTGTTGTAAGTCCTTCCAGGAACTGGTTGTTCTGACCACCCATCTCCCCGTTGTTGTTGTTCCTTCTCCCAGCCATACCCTGTACATTTCCGATTTAATCTCATTTATATCCCATAATTACATATCAGTATATCAATTATAGTATGACTAAGTTGTCACATTAAATACAGAACTTAAATAACGTAGATCTTACAAACTTGTTGGCTGAAGTAGTCGAGTTCCTGACGAGATGGCTGGCGCATGATGTCCCTTAGGagtgtggctctgataccaactgaaacatccCGTAACCAaccctcaaatttttttttatatatatataatgcatcaCCCACCAAACACAAACCAAGCGTATACTTATGACACGATACCAAATCAAACATTCTGTTTTATCGAAAATAAAAACCAACATCTCTCACAAAGTATAAGAAATAAAATTCCGATAAAAAACCATTGACCTCACCGAAGCAAAGACCCTTCCCGTGAAGCACCTAAACTCAGCACTCCTAATATCCGGACAACGCCATGCGTCCATCTCGCCTCCTCGCCTACTCCGTCCGTGGACCCTCCGCCGTGTCCGGAGACACATCATCACCTAtaatgtaggcatcatgagtctacaacCCAGCAAGTATAATCTCATGTGATGAAACATGATATCCAAAAAGTAGTAGAGATAGGAGTTAAATgataaaaacatatttaaaaaaaagttgTATAATAGAGAAGGAAGATGCGGTAAATAAAGTTCTTATACAGCTAAATAagatgaatatgtcacatatccggtaaccacaattagagccagtcaatccagtcccatgatcctagaggtacctcctagagaacatgcagtcatatagccgaagctaagataaattccagtatcagtcaaatttggatgggccctccccggagctcagcCCGGATCACCCATCTCGTACTGCTACCCCATATGCGCATATTCAACCATCTAGCTATATAAAACTTATTTTACCCATAACATAAGTATAACAATAATTCAATTCCTTGTATACTGTAAGCATGTCATTTTACCATAACCGTTTGTACTCAAACTGGCGTATCACTGAAAAGACTATCAGCAAGAAATTTATGACCAATACAAATACTAACTTGCGACAAAGGCTGATAAATAGCAGATAAGCATTGAACAACAGTTAAACTTATAATACAAATCAAAGACTTAAGGAGTAGTAATTAATACCCATGACAAATATTACCTTGGCAGTAACCAATCCAGCTTCTAAGATTTTCTACAACGTTATAATCAAATGAACCCACTGTTCAACAAGGTCTACACAAAAGAAAACTTCCAATTCAAAAGAAATCCGTAAACGATGCTGCAGGGGAAAAATTCATTGAGTGGAAATTACCCAAAGATTTCAAATCAACTTCTCACGAAGACACAAATTCGACTCTAAATCATTCCAAAACCCTCCAATTAGgaaccaaaacctcaaggaaagCTCGAATCACTTCTGACCTCTCTGTGACCCATTCTAACAAACAGGTAACGTGCAACTCTCTACAACTTGTTCATTATGGAAAAGACAACACAAATCAACCTCAAATCATCGAACACCAGCCAAAATCTCTAAGAAAACCTACTGTGATCACATCAGAAATCACTGTCAAACAATTTTGGGTAACATACGCAAACCAAGCAGTAACCTTCAACCGAAACCTCCAAAAAGAACACATCCCACCGCGAAGAATCCAACCCGAATCGTATACAAAGAGAAACCAATCAAACACATCCACAGAAGAGAAAAACATATCGACAGCGTCTACAAAAGAAGTAAATCAAAACATCTCCAGAAAGAACAATCAAAGCCTTTACCTGAAGAAAACCAGTCGAAATCTATACCAAATCCTCACTTTCTATAGGTTTCCACCCCACTATACCACATGGATTTCGAGTTATCACAGGTAGATGCACTTGCCTGCCCTTTCACGCTCCTCTGATGAAGCCCTCACCCGTCGCAACTGAGTCACCGCTGGTTTGGATGAAAGACCTCCCCGCCCGCTCGCCGATCCCTGCAAGCTCGATGAGATGGTGTGACTCCAGATCGCGACCCACAGCTCGGTGATGAGTCTGATCGGAACCCGTAGAGACGAACCGGGAGGTTGAAATGAGAAGTTTCGGCGATGCACAGTGATAACGATGAGGGATTATTGAGGCGAACCTTACCCTAGGCATTTACCCCTTTATACCTAGGTTGCAATGCTCCCTTGACTATTAACCCTAATCTAGGGTGATTACAATTAATAACTCTCCTCTTAAATTAAGCATTGTATATTCTCCCTATGTTATTTTAATTCTGACCCCTTAGACTATACCAGTCCAGTCCATTTAACATTTATAAAAACaaatcctttttttttcttttatcatcaTTCGCGAGTGCCTAATTGGGTATTATTATGATCTATAGTCAATTTCTTAACCAACGCTTAGGGAGACCTTATAGTTTCTCATTGGTTTTAAGGCTGTTCCTGAATTATGATACATCATTTGATACAAAATAGTTCCAACTTccttatttctgcatttctgtGTTCTGCAGATTTTTATTTCTGCATTTGCAAATTCTGTTTACTGCTTTTATACCATCCTCCAACATTCTGCTTCATTTATAGATAATTCTTACACTTTCTATAACTCTCTCTCGTGTTCATCAATACAGTAGTATAATAAAATCCAGCAACTTTCTGCTTCTTGAATTCCTCCTTGGAAGCAATTGAATTGTGGAGATAGAAACACCAAATAATAATGCTTGAACAAGAGCTTCACTTTATTTTCCAATGATCTTAAGGGCTAATGATGAAAGATTGGTACACATTTGATACACAATTAAAACTGCATTCTGATTTGTTTATTGCTGCCCTTACTGCATTTTTGCAGTTTTCTTGCTACAATTTCAGCAAAATTTTCTAGCTAATAAGCTCTGGAAGATAACTGGCAGTAAGACTAACATCTTCTCTTGCAATAACATAAAAATTCGGCTTgaattttgttagagtgtatattaaaagcctagcttttggtataaacatttatctagaaaaaagaatcacattggtcaaatatctacatttatgataaatgtagttgttcaattaatttatattgtagataacatggtgtgtggtgtcacacacagaggatcatgttatcagcaccttaaaaattataaacagtagctcacaaccaagatggaaaggaacaaaccattggaagatcgtagtgtaattaggtattagtttatcttaactatataactacactagtacacttagagtgtattgagtaggaccattagaggtcgtttctttttatactgactttataaaggaataaagacctcggttattatggaagtgtgtgctcttaatcctaatataataacaagcacatatatttgatatttatttctttaatttatcaatgggtgaggtttagttcgataaatcaataagcatgataagttgggaaatgatatcacttatagtgtgtgttgttgattatagaagaaaactgtgtcctagtgatctaggttgataatgtccccaagaggagctcataaggattgtcatgttaaaccctgcagatgaacttagtccgacatgacgataaggttgagtgatactactcttggactaagatattaattaagtgagttgtcagtaactcattaattagtgggcattcaacatcttaaacatagggagactaacacactcataataagaaggagcccaaaatgtaatttgggattggtgcaatagttcaataatagttctttagtggaataaattattattgatggaattaagttgtgtattcgaggcgaacacgggaatcttaatttcatcgggagaccaaaaccaattcctcctctcggtccctatcgtagcctcttgtatatagagatttatatccaccacatacccaccttcttacccaaccaataggggccggccaagccaagcttgaagtagcttggagcccaagcttaggtggccgaccacatcatatttaaaagggatttttattaaaattatttcttatgtggatatcatggttttaaaagagagtttgaaatttaaatctttccttttatagctttctacaaaatgattaagaaaagatttgaaatctttccttatttgtagattgaaaggtagattttaattttaagaaaactttcctttttaaccatgttcatgattttaaagagagtttaaaaattaaatatctcttttataagtttctacaagcgattaagaaaatatttgatatctttccttatttgtagattaaaaggagattttaatttttaagataactttcctttttggaaattatccacatgtttaaaagaatgtttttaatttataaatttcctttttataattcaccatgaagggaaaaattattggagaaattttttataaatttctcgaaacaaattaggaagttttaattaaaactctccttgttttggggaaataagtggttaGGCCATGTATATTgataagagaaaattatttttaattaaataaattttcctttttcatggaaaaagaattaaggaagttttttatttaaatttccttatttgccaagaccaaggattataaaagaaggggtagaggtgccttcatggagaacgactctattattcttctcctctcttttcctccttggtggctggccctagcttcttcctcttctcttcttcttgtggccggcggcaacccctcttggagctcttgatggtggtcggttctagctaggagaagaaggagagaaaggaggttttgtttcatgcatcccttggagcttggtggttgtggctggacctctacttctcttggagaattgtggtggccgaaacctagaaggaa
The genomic region above belongs to Zingiber officinale cultivar Zhangliang chromosome 11A, Zo_v1.1, whole genome shotgun sequence and contains:
- the LOC122031374 gene encoding uncharacterized protein LOC122031374; its protein translation is MRQPSRQELDYFSQQGMAGRRNNNNGEMGGQNNQFLEGLTTLLDEQNCIHGERIQQILQAREQGSTPRRSAPSTQPVYKQFRELGPTEFKGTTDPIAAEGWIRSLEMIFDFMQLTDVDKVRCAIFMLLDDARVWWEGARLTVDLATLTWTDFKEVFYGKYFTVDNRTRLAREFLELRQGDLSVAEYVRRFE